The following proteins are co-located in the Macaca thibetana thibetana isolate TM-01 chromosome 6, ASM2454274v1, whole genome shotgun sequence genome:
- the ZNF474 gene encoding zinc finger protein 474, with amino-acid sequence MERGKKKRISNKLQQTFHHSKEPTFLINQAGFLSSDSYSSLLPETESVNPGEKIKTDTQKKRPGTVILSKPSGRRIISESQLSPPVIPARRPGFRVCYICGREFGSQSIAIHEPQCLQKWHIENSKLPKHLRRPEPSKPQSLSGSGSYSLQAGNEAAFQSAQAQLLPCESCGRTFLPDNLLVHQRSCKPKGEGARAPQSNSSDHLIGLKKARSGTPARPRTVICYICGREFGTLSLPIHEPKCLEKWKIENDRLPVELHQPLPRKPQLLPTAQSSQAGPSQAQLVSCPNCSLTFTSDRLLVHQRSCKTQPQGPKDQNLTLGSKGGLKESTNSKQQRNRAAPSVTDRVIHATQEALGEPGVTLCL; translated from the coding sequence atggaaagaggaaagaagaaaagaatttccaataAGTTACAACAAACTTTTCACCATTCTAAAGAACCCACTTTCCTTATCAACCAAGCTGGGTTTCTCTCTAGTGACTCCTATTCTAGCCTTTTGCCAGAAACAGAGAGTGTTAATCCTGGTGAAAAGATTAAGACAGACACTCAGAAAAAGAGACCTGGGACTGTGATACTATCAAAACCGTCAGGTAGAAGAATTATATCGGAAAGCCAGCTTAGCCCCCCTGTGATCCCGGCCCGCAGGCCTGGATTCCGGGTGTGCTACATCTGTGGTCGAGAATTTGGGTCCCAGTCAATTGCCATTCATGAACCCCAGTGCTTGCAGAAGTGGCATATTGAAAACAGTAAGTTGCCCAAGCACTTGAGGAGGCCAGAACCCTCCAAACCACAGTCTCTGAGCGGCAGTGGGTCCTACAGTCTTCAGGCAGGTAATGAGGCTGCATTTCAGAGTGCCCAGGCTCAGCTGCTGCCCTGTGAATCCTGTGGCCGCACATTCTTGCCAGATAATCTTCTTGTTCATCAGAGAAGCTGCAAGCCAAAGGGTGAGGGTGCCAGAGCACCACAATCAAACAGTTCTGATCATCTTATTGGCCTCAAGAAAGCTCGTAGTGGAACCCCAGCCCGACCAAGGACTGTTATCTGCTACATTTGTGGTAGGGAATTTGGCACCCTGTCCCTTCCTATTCATGAGCCCAAATGCCTGGAAaagtggaaaatagaaaatgaccGGCTCCCTGTGGAGCTCCACCAGCCACTCCCACGGAAGCCTCAGCTCCTTCCGACTGCACAGTCCAGCCAAGCGGGACCAAGTCAAGCTCAGCTTGTGTCCTGCCCAAATTGTAGCCTAACCTTTACCTCAGACCGCCTTCTGGTACACCAGAGAAGTTGTAAAACTCAGCCTCAGGGGCCAAAAGATCAGAATTTGACCTTAGGGAGTAAAGGAGGCCTAAAAGAGTCCACTAATTCCAAGCAGCAAAGGAACAGGGCAGCACCCAGTGTAACTGATAGGGTAATTCATGCCACACAAGAGGCTTTAGGTGAACCTGGTGTCACCCTCTGCCTATAG